The proteins below come from a single Rosa rugosa chromosome 2, drRosRugo1.1, whole genome shotgun sequence genomic window:
- the LOC133731592 gene encoding probable anion transporter 5: MTMVKFPKRYLIVILTFICTSVCYIERVGFSIAYTVAADAAGVNQSSKGTILSTFYYGYACSQVPGGWAAQKIGGRKVLLLSFVLWSATCALVPLDPNRIFVLVIARLLVGVAQGFIFPSIHTVLAQWVPPHERSRSVSLTTSGMYLGAAAGMLLLPSLVKYRGPQSVFLAEAALGAMWSLLWFKYASDPPSSQHPKATAAGFGESLLPTKGNQKLKVENGGSSTRTAKIPWKRILLSLPVWAIVVNNFTFHYALYVLMNWLPTYFELGLQLSLQEMGSSKMLPYLNMFIFSNIGGVVADHLVTKRILSVTNTRKFLNTVGFIVASLALMAIPIFRTSDGAVFCSSVALGFLALGRAGFAVNHMDIAPRYAGIVMGVSNTAGTLAGIIGVDLTGKLLEAARTADSSLSSPESWRLVFLIPGLLCVFSSFVFVLFSTGERIFD, encoded by the coding sequence ATGACGATGGTGAAATTTCCTAAGCGCTACTTAATCGTCATATTGACCTTCATCTGCACGTCTGTTTGCTATATAGAACGGGTCGGGTTTTCAATTGCATATACTGTTGCTGCCGATGCTGCAGGGGTAAACCAATCGAGTAAAGGCACAATTCTTTCTACATTCTATTATGGTTATGCTTGTTCACAAGTACCTGGAGGTTGGGCAGCTCAGAAAATTGGGGGAAGGAAGgttcttcttctttcatttGTGTTATGGTCAGCTACGTGTGCATTAGTTCCTCTAGACCCCAATCGAATCTTTGTCTTGGTGATTGCTCGGTTGCTTGTGGGTGTTGCACAAGGATTCATTTTCCCCTCAATCCACACAGTTCTAGCTCAGTGGGTTCCACCACATGAAAGATCCAGATCTGTTTCTCTTACTACTTCTGGTATGTACCTAGGAGCAGCTgcaggaatgcttctccttccAAGCCTTGTGAAGTACAGAGGCCCCCAATCCGTATTTCTTGCTGAGGCAGCATTAGGTGCCATGTGGTCTTTGCTGTGGTTCAAGTATGCCAGTGATCCACCTTCCTCTCAACATCCAAAAGCGACAGCTGCTGGTTTTGGGGAATCTTTGTTGCCGACCAAAGGAAACCAAAAGTTGAAAGTAGAGAATGGAGGAAGTTCCACTAGAACTGCCAAGATCCCATGGAAGAGAATTTTACTCAGTTTGCCAGTTTGGGCAATCGTGGTTAATAATTTCACGTTCCATTATGCTTTATACGTGTTGATGAACTGGCTGCCCACATACTTTGAATTAGGCCTCCAACTTAGCCTTCAGGAAATGGGTTCTTCTAAGATGTTGCCGTATCTCAACATGTTTATTTTCTCAAATATAGGTGgggtggtagctgaccacttagTCACCAAGAGAATATTGTCTGTGACTAATACTCGCAAGTTCTTGAACACTGTTGGTTTCATAGTAGCTTCTCTTGCATTGATGGCAATTCCCATCTTCCGAACTTCCGATGGGGCTGTCTTTTGTTCTTCTGTGGCTCTTGGTTTCTTGGCACTCGGGAGGGCTGGTTTTGCAGTGAATCACATGGATATTGCCCCGAGATATGCTGGTATTGTAATGGGAGTTTCAAACACTGCCGGTACCTTAGCTGGCATTATTGGAGTTGATCTAACTGGCAAGCTTCTTGAAGCTGCGAGAACTGCTGATTCGAGTCTTTCAAGTCCAGAGAGCTGGAGACTGGTGTTTTTAATTCCAGGTCTGCTCTGCGTTTTCAGTTCTTTTGTATTTGTACTATTCTCAACAGGGGAGAGAATTTTTGACTGA
- the LOC133734310 gene encoding peptide methionine sulfoxide reductase B1, chloroplastic: MAFQVHHLSFRLPTTTSCISSKTQFGFALKPKNLTFGKPKRLFFSVRAMGSSASSPDSSTSQETGDYKSISNDEWKNRLTKEQFYITRQKGTERAFTGEYWNTKTPGTYHCICCDTPLFESSTKFDSGTGWPSYYQPIGNNVKSKLDLSIIIMPRQEVLCAVCDSHLGHVFDDGPPPTGKRYCINSASLKLKPKQESASN, encoded by the exons ATGGCGTTTCAAGTTCATCATTTGAGTTTTAGGTTACCAACAACAACTAGCTGTATTTCTTCAAAAACCCAGTTCGGTTTTGCCTTGAAACCCAAGAATTTAACATTTGGTAAACCCAAGAGGCTCTTCTTCTCTGTTCGTGCAATGGGTTCATCTGCTTCTTCTCCAGACAGCAGCACTTCTCAAG AGACTGGTGACTATAAATCTATAAGTAATGACGAATGGAAAAATCGGCTTACGAAGGAACAATTTTACATTACTCGTCAAAAGGGAACAGAGAGGGCGTTCACTGG GGAATACTGGAATACCAAAACTCCCGGAACTTACCATTGCATATGTTGTGACACCCCTCTTTTTGA ATCATCTACTAAATTTGACAGTGGAACTGGTTGGCCATCTTATTACCAGCCGATAGGAAACAACGTGAAATCCAAGTTAGACTTGTCCATTATCATCATGCCTCGCCAGGAAGTTCTTTGTGCCGTTTGTGATTCTCATCTTGGCCATGTCTTTGATGATGGTCCACCACCGACAGGAAAGCGCTACTGTATTAACAG TGCTTCCTTGAAACTAAAACCAAAGCAGGAGTCAGCCTCAAATTAA